From one Lycium barbarum isolate Lr01 chromosome 6, ASM1917538v2, whole genome shotgun sequence genomic stretch:
- the LOC132598875 gene encoding uncharacterized protein LOC132598875, with protein MENFSYTSYPESGDSSPRSREIDFENTAAWEDPNQIPNYKVKFMCSYGGKIHPRPHDNQLAYIGGETKILSVDRNTKFPQLISKLAAICDTDTVSFKYQLPGEELDALISVTNEDDLDHMMHEYDRMYRASPRPARLRLFLFTANPPATVGTGVSQSRSFGSEDSKSEKDRFVDALNSGSIPVAGAVASPTGNADFLGMVPPHMKLRDPNTEQVVKEPEILPVHHGVVDDPIQKHIQDLQRLHLEEQQNMYRRKSDDNLQAAFTTGGGDYYVQKVPEKIAPQPVQATAPPVGYWQEKQVPGGGVHATEQPVYMIQTPAGAYHPHPHQHPQQHQHPHPQQHQHPQFVRPMGGPPGQGYYAVQRMPHPQDQYRDQPVYNVMPSLPQAVPTVAAAPPTLQQSQGPPQKVGGYTEGYGMVRPTTTMDAGGYTQMAYDRQMYYPPQGGVMAPPPQQPQYHAMPPQAVVSSGDMRTQEAAKVVPVKPNTQTSV; from the coding sequence ATGGAGAACTTCTCCTACACATCTTACCCTGAATCAGGCGATTCTTCTCCCCGTTCCCGTGAAATCGATTTCGAAAACACTGCAGCATGGGAAGACCCGAATCAAATCCCTAATTACAAGGTCAAATTCATGTGTAGTTATGGTGGTAAAATTCACCCTAGACCTCATGATAATCAGCTTGCTTACATCGGCGGTGAAACCAAAATCCTTTCCGTTGATCGGAATACTAAGTTTCCTCAGCTCATTTCTAAGCTTGCTGCTATTTGTGATACTGATACTGTTTCCTTTAAGTATCAGCTGCCAGGTGAGGAGCTTGATGCCTTGATTTCTGTTACTAATGAAGATGATCTTGACCATATGATGCATGAGTATGATCGGATGTACAGAGCTTCACCTAGACCAGCTAGGTTAAGGTTGTTTCTATTTACGGCGAATCCACCGGCGACTGTCGGAACTGGAGTGTCGCAGAGTCGGAGTTTTGGTTCAGAGGATTCGAAATCGGAGAAGGATAGGTTTGTGGATGCGTTGAATTCAGGCTCGATTCCGGTGGCCGGAGCTGTTGCATCGCCGACTGGAAACGCAGATTTTCTGGGGATGGTACCGCCACATATGAAATTGAGAGATCCCAATACTGAGCAAGTTGTTAAGGAACCGGAGATTCTTCCCGTTCATCATGGTGTAGTGGATGATCCGATCCAGAAACACATTCAGGATCTGCAGAGGTTACATCTAGAAGAGCAACAAAATATGTATCGCCGGAAAAGCGACGATAATCTGCAAGCAGCTTTCACCACGGGAGGTGGTGACTATTATGTTCAGAAGGTACCGGAGAAAATAGCTCCTCAACCCGTTCAAGCAACAGCACCTCCTGTAGGCTATTGGCAGGAAAAACAAGTCCCTGGAGGAGGAGTACACGCCACGGAACAACCAGTTTACATGATTCAAACACCTGCAGGAGCATACCATCCACACCCGCACCAGCACCCGCAGCAGCACCAGCACCCGCACCCCCAACAGCACCAGCACCCTCAATTTGTTAGGCCAATGGGTGGCCCACCTGGTCAAGGATATTACGCGGTTCAAAGGATGCCACACCCACAAGATCAATACAGGGATCAGCCAGTATACAATGTGATGCCGAGTTTACCACAAGCAGTGCCTACAGTTGCAGCAGCACCACCAACTTTGCAACAATCTCAGGGACCACCACAGAAGGTGGGTGGGTATACGGAAGGATATGGTATGGTTAGACCCACAACTACCATGGATGCAGGTGGATACACACAGATGGCGTACGATAGGCAGATGTACTATCCTCCACAAGGTGGTGTCATGGCGCCGCCACCACAACAACCGCAGTACCACGCAATGCCGCCACAAGCTGTGGTTAGCTCCGGCGACATGAGAACTCAAGAAGCTGCTAAGGTTGTTCCTGTCAAGCCTAATACGCAAACATCAGTGTGA